From Candidatus Zixiibacteriota bacterium, one genomic window encodes:
- a CDS encoding OmpA family protein, with translation MKTSKMVVMVAVLVLVSAVLALSAQRTYDWESKFGVGVRGPLIIPMFEGSDFTLFDTKYEPFGMGWDLGAHARLGLTERIAVDFSIHYASSYDDSTATSDQSFSFNGSDDAFARIEGMLYSLTGNYYFRYDQKTQPYLTAGLGWDNWRVNRRLVVGGSKPKVATINDIGLKFGGGVGYWLSERLNIDGQLLLSYGLFRLTSDMPSGEYGPSTWRRWKDRPFKAYMEPSIGLTYYLFDVSPDADKDGVKDKADKCPDTPLGALVDKDGCPLDEDQDGVYDGLDVCPGTPLGATVDVKGCPLDTDQDGVFDGIDQCPNTPLGTEIDETGCPIDSDRDGVPDLTDKCPDTPLGVTVDADGCPVDSDKDGVPDMSDRCPDTPAGVEVDSVGCPTASKLEETLMLYGEVKYASDVYTISPEAHAILDSVAVSLKAYPYFRIEIRGYTDSLNSEQYNLMLSTNRAETVKKYLVSKEIAADRMETVGLGEDPQYWIGDNGTAAGRRMNRRVEIEVIRQF, from the coding sequence TTGAAGACATCCAAAATGGTAGTCATGGTAGCAGTGCTGGTTCTGGTTTCGGCAGTGTTAGCGCTGTCGGCACAGAGAACTTATGACTGGGAGTCCAAGTTTGGCGTCGGGGTACGGGGACCGTTGATTATTCCAATGTTTGAGGGGTCCGATTTCACACTGTTTGACACGAAGTACGAACCCTTTGGAATGGGTTGGGACCTCGGCGCTCATGCCCGTTTGGGGTTGACCGAGCGGATCGCTGTCGATTTCTCGATTCACTATGCCTCAAGCTACGACGACAGTACCGCCACCAGTGATCAGTCGTTTAGTTTCAACGGTTCGGATGATGCCTTTGCGCGGATAGAAGGGATGCTCTACAGCCTGACCGGGAATTACTACTTCCGCTATGACCAGAAGACGCAACCCTACCTTACAGCCGGGCTTGGCTGGGATAACTGGCGGGTCAATCGGCGCTTGGTCGTGGGCGGCTCAAAACCGAAGGTGGCCACAATAAATGATATCGGCCTCAAGTTTGGTGGCGGCGTCGGCTACTGGTTGAGCGAACGCCTGAATATTGATGGTCAGCTGTTGCTTAGCTATGGCCTGTTTAGATTGACGTCCGATATGCCGTCCGGCGAATATGGTCCCAGCACCTGGCGTCGCTGGAAAGATCGTCCCTTCAAGGCCTACATGGAACCCTCGATTGGACTAACCTATTATCTCTTTGATGTCTCGCCCGACGCAGACAAGGATGGCGTTAAAGACAAGGCTGACAAATGCCCGGATACTCCCCTGGGAGCTTTGGTCGACAAAGATGGTTGCCCTCTGGATGAAGATCAGGATGGTGTTTACGATGGACTTGATGTCTGTCCCGGCACTCCTCTTGGTGCCACTGTTGACGTCAAAGGATGTCCCCTTGATACTGATCAGGACGGTGTTTTTGATGGTATTGACCAGTGCCCGAACACTCCCCTCGGAACCGAAATAGACGAGACCGGTTGCCCGATCGACAGCGATCGTGATGGCGTACCGGATTTGACTGATAAGTGTCCTGACACTCCACTCGGTGTGACTGTAGATGCCGATGGTTGCCCTGTTGATAGCGACAAAGACGGTGTGCCAGACATGAGCGACCGTTGTCCCGACACACCGGCGGGTGTGGAAGTTGACTCAGTTGGTTGTCCCACGGCTTCAAAGTTGGAAGAGACGCTGATGCTCTACGGCGAGGTGAAGTATGCCTCGGATGTGTATACTATCAGCCCGGAGGCACATGCCATACTCGACAGTGTTGCAGTATCTTTGAAAGCATATCCGTATTTCCGTATAGAGATTCGCGGCTATACCGATTCGCTCAATTCGGAGCAGTACAATCTGATGCTCTCCACCAACCGTGCTGAGACAGTGAAGAAGTACCTGGTCAGCAAAGAAATTGCCGCCGACCGTATGGAGACTGTGGGTTTGGGTGAAGACCCGCAATACTGGATCGGCGATAATGGCACTGCCGCTGGTCGCCGTATGAACCGAAGGGTTGAGATCGAAGTAATCCGTCAGTTCTAA